Genomic window (Capsicum annuum cultivar UCD-10X-F1 chromosome 10, UCD10Xv1.1, whole genome shotgun sequence):
acGCTTCTGAGTGTATTTGGCAATAAAATCTTCGTCCACCTGATATACATGATAACGCGATTAGCTCAAATatcactttatttatatttttcaattgatttcCTTAAAAGcctacattttttattttcaagatggAGATATCAATATCATGGCTGAGACGGTATAACATTATCAGATGTCACAATGGAGAATCAGGCAAATTACATAATACCTTACTTTTAACTTATCATTATTACTTTGtcaaaaatattcttttgattttcataCCTAAGCAAGTTGGAGTGTGAATATTTTATCTTAGTAAACACGTAATGAATGGCTAGCAGAACATTCCTCTATGTTGACTGCACTAAATATTTATCTAAACGTATTTAGGTGTATTTTGCAATAAAATCTTCATTCATCTGATAATATGGTGACTCTATTAGCTAACACgtcattttatttatattttccaaTTGATTTTCTTAAAAGCCTAAAGTTTCCCTTTTTAAGACGGAGATATCAACGTCGTGACTAAAACGATACAACATTGCTAGATGTCACGATGGAGAATAAGACATATTACATAATATCATACCTTAACTTATCGTTATTACTTTAAATTTCTAACTCTTTAAAATTATTacataaattcttttttttttttaaactttctcTCTCTAAACCAGTGGATATACATTACATTTTCCCAAATCTCAAATTCaattcatttttttccttcacaACGAGCAACTCCCACAAAATCAGTCGGTCCATCGTCTTTTCTGTTTCCAACCGCTCATCCATTGAAAAATCACCAAGCTTCGACCTCCCTCACTCCCTCTTTCTTCCTCTCTACTCCGACCAACCAAGCCCCAGCATCATTTCCTCCACAATCTCCAACCAACACAACGACCATTTCACTACTTCGAATAACCCAACGACCATAAACCACCACCAAAACGAAAATCTCCCAAAATTTTACTTATCAATTTTTCAGCAAATGTCAAAGATTTCCAATGATAGAACTGGAGATCTCACCATATATGGTCGAAAATATTTTGTCTCCCCTATTCGGAGAATTCTACTATATCTATGGATTTTACATACATAGATTTTGTAAGATTCtctgaataaagaaaacaaacattaATTTATTTAACTTTACTATAGTGGAATTGATTGTCCATGTGGATTGCTACGTgtcaaaattttatataaaaatgagAGTTTATATATTAGATCAAAATGCGTGTCGACTTTCGCTAATCACTGAATGATAATTTATGCAGGAAACTTGCCCCCTCAAGCTATATAATTTAAAACACTTGAAATAGTTTAGTTgtgttttttatcatttttaacttttttttaaattacttatATCCTTTTTTgcacccatttttattttttattttttaaaattaaagttcCTTTATAAGCAAAACTATATATAAATAACTCATTCCATTTCTTTCACCTTCCAGAAACATCCCTGATTTATTTTCCAAGCAATGGGTTGGGTATGGAAGAACGACGACGTTTCGGACCGTTACGGCGCCGATGATTTTTTGAACCCTAGATCATCATCCTCCGGCGGCGATGGCGACGGAGGCGGCGGTGAACGGTGTGCTACTAGGAAGATTGTGAGTACTAAATGCCGAACCGAAGAAACTGAGCCTGGAAAATTCATACGAAAGTGTGAAAAAACTGAGCAAACTTTCAAGGATTGTATTGGgaggtaaataaaaaaaaattgttgcgTTTCTTTGGTTTGTTTTAGGAGGAAATTAAGTAAATAGATTTGATTTTATCGTGATTAATTtacattaaaatttaattatttgattaaatattgtACTTGAGTTTGTTAATAACTTTCCCATGATTCAGTTgcgtgtatttttattttttttattttgataatcgTGGTGTCCAGACCAGCTTGCCCGCACCTCTAAATAATTCCACGGGATGGTTACCTTCCACTAGCAACAGGTACTAGAAGGCTAGGATacatggaaagaaatcacctaaaTTCCGTTGCATTTATATAAgctgatttattttcttttgtatattGGATTGAGTGAAAGGGTGAAAAACACGCTTATGTATCTCAGTTTTTGTGTTACGATatgtaaaatgaaaaattaatagtTGAGGTGTGTTCTAATAGTTAGTTGGTGATAGTTCAGGTAGGAAACTCGTGCAAGGGTGAAAGTGAAAAACAGGGTTAAAAGTATCTCAGTTTTTGAGTTACGTTATGTAAAATGAACAACTAATAGTTGAGGTGTGTTCTAATAGTTAGTTGGTGATAGTTCAGTAGGAAACTCACGCAAGGATGAAAAACACGCTTAAAAGTATCTTAGTTTTTGAGTTACGTTATGTTAAATGAACACTTAATAATTGAAGTGTGCTCTAATATTTAGTTGGTGATAGTTCAGGCAGGAAACTCGCGCAAGGGTGAAAAACACGCTTAAAAGTATCACAGTTTGTGAGTTACGGTATGTAAAATGAACAATTACTAGTCGAGGCGTGTTCTAATATAGTTGAGGTGTGTTCTAATAGCTAGTTGGTGGAAGTTCAGGTAGGAAAGTCAAGGACCTGGCAGTTTAGGTATCAAACTCAAAAAATCGAGATACTTCAGGTGTGTTTTTGGCCAATTAGCTCTTTTGGATTCAACCTATTGACTCAAATTTAACAATTAGCGTGAGTGCATCAGTCGCTATTTATTCAAATAGATAGTATGTCATTTAGCTTCATTCCGACTCGAGATTTTATCAAATAGGTTCAAATCCCAGCAAAGACCTAAAATACTTGGAGATTTGGACAAGCTCATTGAATTCTGCATTTTTAAGGTTGCAGCTTCATACATCTAAATTTGGTTAAAGATTGTAACTTATTTTTGCTAAACCATTGGTTTTTCACTCTGATGAAAGAGGCTGATTCCATTATTGCGGAGGAGCAGTTAGCTCCTTATCAAATGCAAATCTGCGATAAATTGAGAGCTGGAATTCATATCTTTGAAGAATCTCATGTCTTATTACTGAGGAATGCTATTCGGAAAACTTATGTGTTCTTTTCTTGTTTTGTTTACACCATTATGGGTTAGTACCTTTGCCTTTGCGTTTGCATTTGCATTTGCATTGAAAGCATAGATATTTATCCAGGAAAATTACCGAGGTTATGAGGGCTACGTGGGGTTGGAGCCCATCGTTAAGTACTTGTCTTCCTCCATGACCTTTTACCTTTCCCATGTAGTCAATTCAAAGAGCACACAAAGAATGAGGTGTTACTTGGTTGATTCGTTTGTTGGACTGGAGAATCCCTAAGTGACCAAAATAAAGGATAAGGGGATTCCTGGACTGATTGGAAAAGGCTTAATGACACTATTACCTGATTACATCTGTTTCATAGCACATAAGTAAGGGGGTGCAATAACAAGTTGGAATGTGATTCTGTTGAGTTGACTACCCATTAGATGCTTTTTATAGCTTCCCCAGTCACTATATAATGTGTTGATCCTTCCAACGAAGTCTACTGtctattctatttctgagttACCATCTGCaagataggaaaaaataaaattaactggGGTTTTGGTTTGGGGTGGGGGTGGCAGGGTCTTTAAAGCAATAAAGCAAAGCAAGTTCCAGGTCCCCGGCAGAGGAAAGGGCTGTAGGTGATAGTGCAGTATAGTAGTCTGCTGAACAAACTTGGGGTAACAATCTCGGTAGCAAAATCGATAATGTCCGCTTTCATTTCTTCTTATGAAAAAGGTTCCCCCTTTCTTGGCCAACTATTTCGGGTAGAGGATCAATTAGTCGATCTTCTGTTCGCTTTTCCTGATGCATAACAGCTGGTTGATTTAAGAAATGACTAATCTGTGTCATGACATGTTCTGCATAAATTGAGCTATTTGTGGCCTTCTGTAATTCCAAATTGCAGCTAGCGAGTGAAGGATAATGTGTGTGGATGATGAGGATTACTCATTATTGTGAACCACATTCTGGTTAATTCATTCAGACATGTAAAGGACTGAAGGAGATATAGAATCACACACATAAGAGTTAGGGGAAAGACAAATCAACActaccaaatgatacgggaaaGACAAGAGgaacacgaaacacactccaaacagtccacaaatcacaagatCCGAAGACCTATTGGAGACCAATTCTCGaattcaacaaatacaacaagaatacaagatacaagagtgtattttaacaccaaaatagctacaaaatgtgatgaacaagatgaacttaacaatgggaataacaacaacaacacaaacgggTACAATACGAGATACAAATATTACAAGATTGCAAAAATAGAAAGGATAGATAGAGTGACATACACTATCTCATAGaccaagaacctaagtgtattcaagcaccTAGACCCTTAATACAATGATAATAAGAAGACCTACTCTCTTCGGtgagcacaagagagacctcaacctTCTCTAGCACCCAACGTTCTAAGCTTAAATCCAACACGAGTGactccacactcaagttgatttccctagttacaagtttcagatttgtggtcttctctccttagagagaaaatgtttctaagtgttatacAACATCCATATTCAGCAAAATCTCCTAACAAATGACCTAAAAGGTTCCTTATATAGCAGTTTACAAACaaggtgtgaaatgtccaaaatgaccccttagtctcaAGTCTTCAAGTGGGTGCCCTTGGAGAGCATTATATGGACGGTTTTGGGCCCTTTTTAAGTTCTCATTTGCACTTCATTTTCACACTCTAAGTCTCgggttcaatacatctcacaaacatgcatcctcgtggtcgtacccgtatcaATAACAGCTGGTTGATTTAAGAAATGACTAATCTGTGTCTTGACATGTTCTGCATAAATTGAGCTATTTGTGGCCTTCTGTTATTCCAAATTGCGGCTAGCGAGTGAAGGATAATGTGTGTGGATGATGAGGATTACTCATTATTGTGAACCACATTCTGGTTAATTCATTCAGACATGTAAAGGACTGAAGGAGATATAGAATCACACACATAAACTCCAATGGAAGGCACATATACACGAGTATTTGTTTCTTTAAGCAATTCTGACCAGATATGTAGAGAATACTGTGTTTAGTACTTTAGTTTATGATAAGATGCTAGGCTGTTACTTCAGTCTTTTAGTAACATTCTGTCATGAAACACACATCACTTGATAGCCTTTTGTTAATCAAACTCAAAACTTGTGATGCCATGTTTGTTTTTTGTAATGAAACAAGCGGGCAGTTGGTGATTGTTCAAGTTGTTGCTAACTTCTTGCTTTTCGTCAGGCCTTCTGAGATGGTAGAGTCTAATAAAGAATACACAGAGGAAGATGTCACAGACCAAATGACAAAAGGTTCACATGCCATAGAGTCAAGTGTGCCTTTTGATTTCCCTGGGCTGCGTAGTGATATTGAGAGTATTGAGCGGAACTTCTTCGGTAACCTTGATCGTTTCTTTGAAGCAGCTGAGGAGATGAAGAATGGCTTCTTTGGTGCATTCAACATTCCTCGTATATTTGATGACGACCTATCATCCTCACGTGGGAGACGTGGTATACCTGTCGAATCTGATCCTCCTAAAGAAGCTTTTCCTGAACCAAACAGGTCCGATGGAGAGGTCGATCTTTCTGGTCTGGCTAGAGATGTTTGAAGCAATTACGTAGGAGATTTTGTTTAAGGCATATCACTCATGATTCCCATAGATTTGTGAATATGTTGCTACTATGTTTATGCACACGCCTTAGATTTTGTTTCTGTTGCTGAACCTCTTGTCTAAATGAAGGTTCTAATAATTCCAACTCATTAAGCTATTTCTTCTTGTTTTGTTCCTTTTTCTTCGTCTAGTGTGGAGGGAAATGTCATTTAATTTCTTGGTAGTGATAGTTTGTTAAGTATGCGTTATGCTTTCTTTCgcattttgttttgatttcacTCCCGTCATCTCTCTTTTTGAACTGCTTTGTAATATTTTTACCGCTTTCTTTGGCATTTTGTGTTGATTTGACTCCGGTTGTGTATTTTGTCGAACTGCTTTGTAATATTTTTACTCGGAGTCTACAGTCTACGAAAACCTCTCTACTTGATAGGGACTTTTGTACATATTATCCTCCCTACACTGGTAAATCAGATACAAATTTAGGGGCAAAGTTACGTTTAGCAGaaaaaactttttcttaaaaacaagtcatactataatttttgttacaaaatatatataattttggtaGAACATGTCGTTTGTATTTATGTTCCATGTAGTCCACTGATGCATTAAGtatacaaataacatacacctGACATATAGAAGGTATACAACTTATTGGTCTTCTTCGTTGAGTTACAATTTGAAATTTCAGCCAAAAACACACACACCCAAATTAACTTTGAAATTGGCATATAGTTGCTTGCTATGGGACccaattcaaacaaataataatttcGAAGAACACAATGTATGAATTACAAGGACAAGTTTCAATACTTTTTAACGATTATCGATAAAGCTTTTAATGGAGCTTACAACTTCGGATGTGTTTGGTGAAAAGTAGAGAGGAGAAGAGAAAATGAAAAGACAAGAGCTTAAATGTAATTTTTCTGTTTCAAAATAATTGGtcattttttattgataaaaatagGGGAAAGTACAGAAACAacactttaaattaaatataaatgacataaatacctttaaattaaatataaatgacataaataccaactttttgaaagtaattacactttctcccatttttttaattgttttactCTCTCTCcgtattaatatacataacatagccgacatatacatagcattctgtgtatatgtgagatttttgtaatatgtttagggagttgagattttttataatattgaaaatataagttgtgtatttgtgtaatttttagttaaattaaactattttcataaaaatggctatggaatttaaattccacttgctagccatttcaatttattgGTTTGTTCTATACTGTTTCTACACATCTTCTACACagtttttatacaaatcttatatatataaatattctatactaaaattatatagttttgatacataatttatataataactgtacatttttttttacacgttttatacaacaattatataatttttatacacttttcatatattttttatatgtatattgtacatatacatatttgatagaactatacaatttctatacatatatcttatatagatacatattctatttaataattatatcgtttttatataatttaattattatttctaaacaataaaaaaaacataatatttgatcaattaaaaaatttatagcaaaaaaaattaaaatatttttaaaagggtcgaattgcgcaagttgaatattgtattagtattgtatatagactgtatcagtattgtatatgaactGTATATAAATACGTGGACAAAAATGATCCAAATTGGGAAAGATTAGGAAATGGCCATAAAATGGCATTTGTTTAGCCGATTGGACATTATATGTCCAAATGCCCAAACTtgggttattattttttaaaaaggccATAGAGTGTCCTTTTTTCCATAAAAATATAGGTACATTTCGAAAGTTTAATCCCTAATTACAAGGCATATCAAAATAATATCCAAATACCAAGCAAAAGACGAGTGTATCTAAATACACACAACAAAATTGCACGTTTCCATGAAATCCCGACGAGATCCATGGAATTCCGATGAGATTCATGGATTTTCCGACGAGATCCATGGAATTCTAGCAATGGCAACAATAGGTCTCTAACAGTGTATTTTACCCAACTAATGTGTATTCGTACATCTCAGCCTTAAATTCACAGTCTCAGATACATGCAACTTTATATATCTGAGATGCACACGATCTCTAAGATACATTCGACCTtagtatatttataatttaatttaaaattaaaggaGCTTTTGGAAATAATCCCTTATGTTTGGTTATTTTTGCTATTTGACCATATTTTGCCCCTTaaattctcttt
Coding sequences:
- the LOC107854541 gene encoding fra a 1-associated protein → MGWVWKNDDVSDRYGADDFLNPRSSSSGGDGDGGGGERCATRKIVSTKCRTEETEPGKFIRKCEKTEQTFKDCIGRPSEMVESNKEYTEEDVTDQMTKGSHAIESSVPFDFPGLRSDIESIERNFFGNLDRFFEAAEEMKNGFFGAFNIPRIFDDDLSSSRGRRGIPVESDPPKEAFPEPNRSDGEVDLSGLARDV